A genome region from Acidobacteriota bacterium includes the following:
- a CDS encoding Gfo/Idh/MocA family oxidoreductase, whose amino-acid sequence MESWKRKLRMGMVGGGQGAFIGGVHRMAAVLDQQVELVAGCFSRDPENTRITGEQLYADPARCYGTYQEMAARESVLPADERIDFVSIVTPNASHFHISKTFLEAGIHVVCDKPMTYSLAEAEDLCRLVERTGLVFALTHNYTGHPLIRHARQLFRSGGMGTVRKVIVEYLQDFLSVPHEKLGQKQASWRVDPAQAGAGGTLGDLGVHCLNLLEYVTGDPVTSICADTSHFLPDRTLDEDANILLRLRGGGKGVLTISQIATGEENGLRLRVYASEGAVLWAQEDPNQMQFYRYGEPRQTLTRGRGEYLDEAAGAVTRIPPGHPEGYLEAFATIYCGAVDAIRRHLDGAPLTPREYGFPNVYDGRRGLEFIEKAVESSGRGAVWVEMSQ is encoded by the coding sequence ATGGAATCGTGGAAACGGAAGCTGAGGATGGGGATGGTCGGAGGCGGCCAAGGCGCCTTCATCGGGGGTGTTCACCGCATGGCCGCCGTTCTGGACCAGCAGGTGGAGCTGGTGGCGGGCTGCTTTTCTCGAGATCCCGAGAATACCCGGATCACGGGAGAGCAGTTGTACGCGGACCCCGCCCGCTGCTACGGCACCTACCAGGAGATGGCGGCCCGGGAGTCGGTGTTGCCGGCGGACGAGCGGATCGACTTCGTCAGCATCGTGACCCCCAACGCCTCCCATTTCCACATCTCCAAGACATTTCTGGAGGCGGGCATCCACGTCGTGTGCGACAAACCCATGACCTACTCGCTGGCGGAGGCGGAAGATCTGTGCCGGCTGGTGGAGCGGACGGGCCTGGTCTTCGCCCTGACCCACAACTACACGGGACACCCGCTGATCCGGCACGCCCGGCAACTGTTCCGGTCCGGCGGGATGGGCACGGTCCGCAAGGTCATCGTCGAGTACCTGCAGGATTTCCTCTCGGTCCCCCACGAGAAGCTGGGGCAAAAGCAGGCCTCGTGGCGGGTGGACCCGGCCCAGGCCGGCGCGGGCGGCACTCTGGGCGATTTGGGAGTCCACTGTCTGAACCTGCTGGAATACGTGACCGGGGATCCGGTGACCTCGATCTGCGCCGACACGAGCCATTTTCTTCCGGACCGGACTCTGGACGAGGACGCCAATATCCTTTTGAGGCTCAGGGGAGGCGGCAAGGGCGTCTTGACCATCAGTCAGATCGCCACCGGCGAGGAGAATGGGTTGCGTCTCAGAGTGTACGCGTCGGAGGGGGCCGTCCTCTGGGCCCAGGAGGACCCGAACCAGATGCAGTTCTATCGATATGGCGAGCCCCGGCAAACTCTGACCCGCGGGCGCGGCGAGTACCTGGACGAAGCGGCCGGAGCCGTGACCCGAATCCCGCCGGGCCATCCCGAGGGGTACCTGGAGGCCTTCGCCACCATCTACTGCGGCGCCGTCGATGCCATCCGGCGGCACCTGGACGGTGCGCCGCTGACGCCTCGGGAGTACGGCTTTCCCAACGTCTATGATGGCCGCCGGGGACTGGAGTTCATCGAGAAGGCGGTGGAGTCCAGCGGCCGCGGCGCGGTCTGGGTGGAGATGTCCCAGTGA
- a CDS encoding DUF1080 domain-containing protein gives MRKTLVSGLLGLLLGLPSSPALRAGDPEPGFVSLFNGRDLTGWRTIRQRNQGWLVRDGLLICPEGEGAKLLTEKEYSDFILRFEFKLTPGGNNGVGVRTPLDGHASIDGMEIQILDNTAPKYAGIQPYQAHGSVYGLIPARRGALAPVGEWNRQEIALLGRRVKVTLNGTVIVSADLNDIRDAEALQRHPGVMRSRGHVGLLGHSTHVEFRNVRIKDLGGEQPDNLAPEGFQALFNGMDLEGWKGLVADPRKRAAMDPAELAAAQREADVKMRKHWRVQDGVLLFDGKGDSLCSRQDFRDFELWVDWKIEPEGDSGIYLRGSPQIQIWTDPEGSGAIWNNKTNPSKPKLAADNPVGDWNQFRILMTGEKVTVWLNHRLVVHKTVMENYWERDKPIYPTGAIELQAHGNPLYFKNVYVRRID, from the coding sequence GTGAGGAAAACTCTGGTTTCCGGATTGCTGGGCCTGTTGCTTGGCCTACCGTCCTCTCCGGCCTTGCGCGCCGGAGACCCCGAACCGGGCTTCGTCTCCCTTTTCAACGGCCGGGACCTGACCGGTTGGAGGACGATCAGGCAGCGGAATCAGGGATGGCTGGTTCGGGACGGCCTCTTGATCTGCCCCGAAGGCGAGGGGGCCAAACTCCTCACGGAGAAGGAATACTCCGACTTCATCCTCCGTTTCGAGTTCAAGCTGACGCCGGGAGGCAACAACGGAGTGGGTGTCCGGACTCCCCTGGACGGACACGCTTCCATCGACGGGATGGAAATCCAGATTCTGGACAACACGGCGCCGAAGTATGCCGGGATCCAGCCCTATCAGGCGCATGGATCGGTCTATGGCCTGATACCGGCTCGCCGCGGCGCGTTGGCGCCGGTGGGGGAATGGAACCGGCAGGAGATCGCGCTCCTGGGCCGCCGGGTAAAGGTCACGCTCAATGGAACCGTGATCGTCAGCGCCGACCTGAATGACATCCGGGACGCCGAGGCGCTGCAAAGGCATCCGGGAGTGATGCGCTCCCGAGGGCACGTGGGTCTGCTGGGCCATTCCACTCACGTGGAGTTTCGCAACGTCCGCATCAAGGACCTGGGGGGAGAACAGCCGGACAATCTGGCTCCCGAGGGGTTCCAGGCCCTGTTCAACGGCATGGACCTGGAGGGCTGGAAGGGCCTGGTGGCCGATCCCAGGAAACGGGCCGCCATGGATCCGGCGGAGCTGGCGGCGGCCCAGCGCGAAGCCGATGTCAAAATGCGGAAGCATTGGAGGGTCCAAGACGGTGTCCTGCTCTTCGACGGGAAGGGCGACAGCCTCTGCAGCCGCCAGGACTTCAGGGACTTCGAGCTGTGGGTCGACTGGAAGATCGAGCCCGAGGGGGACAGCGGCATTTACCTGCGGGGGAGTCCCCAGATTCAGATCTGGACGGACCCCGAGGGATCAGGCGCCATCTGGAACAACAAGACCAACCCGTCCAAGCCCAAGTTGGCGGCCGACAATCCGGTGGGGGATTGGAACCAGTTCCGGATCCTCATGACCGGCGAGAAGGTAACCGTCTGGCTCAACCATCGCCTGGTGGTTCACAAGACCGTCATGGAAAACTACTGGGAGCGGGACAAGCCCATCTATCCCACGGGCGCCATCGAGCTCCAGGCCCACGGGAACCCCCTCTACTTCAAGAACGTCTACGTCCGCCGGATCGACTGA
- a CDS encoding DUF4202 domain-containing protein has translation MPAQDSRFQLAVARFQAAHCEDPVTVETEDEQVAWSVHYHRRLVTWVRRLQPEASEALLLAAHCQHLRRWTIPRDRYPLGRAGYKRWRKTLSRYHAQEAGRILGEAGYDEVTIGRVQALLRKLRLKLDPESQLLEDAVCLVFLENEFEAFSRMHDEAKLADILQKTWRKMSPQGREAALAVAGSLPESLHALVWDAVAPEP, from the coding sequence ATGCCTGCCCAAGACTCCCGATTTCAATTGGCCGTCGCCCGATTCCAGGCGGCGCACTGTGAAGATCCGGTCACGGTGGAGACGGAAGATGAACAAGTCGCCTGGTCGGTCCACTACCACCGCCGGCTGGTGACTTGGGTCCGCCGGTTGCAGCCGGAGGCGTCGGAGGCTCTGTTGTTGGCGGCCCATTGCCAACACCTCCGCCGCTGGACCATTCCCCGCGACCGGTATCCACTGGGACGAGCCGGATACAAACGTTGGCGGAAGACTCTCTCCCGGTACCACGCCCAGGAGGCGGGACGCATACTCGGCGAGGCAGGATACGACGAGGTCACCATCGGACGGGTCCAGGCCCTGCTCAGGAAACTGCGCCTCAAGCTGGACCCCGAGTCACAGCTTCTGGAGGACGCCGTCTGCCTGGTCTTCCTGGAGAACGAGTTCGAGGCATTCTCCCGGATGCACGACGAAGCCAAGCTGGCCGACATCCTTCAAAAGACCTGGCGGAAGATGTCCCCGCAGGGGCGTGAGGCCGCCCTGGCGGTGGCCGGATCGCTGCCGGAATCCCTACACGCCCTGGTTTGGGACGCCGTGGCGCCCGAACCCTGA
- a CDS encoding ThuA domain-containing protein translates to MAGGAAAAGVRARRMVAAPAPVRVLCWSERTEPQDVYPEGISGAIARHLHTLPDVKVRTASIQDPDQGLASSDLDGTDVLIWWGHKKHKEVLFDRVADVVARVRAGRLGFIGLHSAHWSKMFKSILECTGNLGGWRHEAGPERLKVVAPSHPVARGISDFTIPETEMYDEPFDVPPPEKTVFFSYWKTGEQFRSGCVWTVGKGRVFYFRPGHETDPVYFHKEPLQVVANAVGWCARRT, encoded by the coding sequence ATGGCGGGCGGGGCTGCCGCCGCCGGAGTTCGGGCGCGCCGGATGGTGGCCGCACCGGCTCCGGTCAGGGTCCTTTGCTGGTCGGAGCGAACGGAGCCCCAGGACGTCTACCCGGAGGGAATCAGCGGGGCCATCGCCCGGCACCTCCATACCCTTCCTGATGTGAAGGTCCGAACCGCCTCCATTCAAGATCCGGACCAGGGGCTCGCCTCGTCGGATCTGGACGGAACGGACGTTCTGATCTGGTGGGGACACAAGAAGCACAAGGAGGTCCTCTTCGACCGCGTCGCCGACGTGGTGGCCCGGGTGCGGGCCGGCCGGCTGGGATTCATCGGGCTGCACTCGGCCCACTGGTCCAAGATGTTCAAGAGCATCCTGGAATGCACCGGGAACCTCGGGGGCTGGAGGCACGAAGCCGGCCCCGAACGCCTGAAGGTGGTGGCTCCGTCGCATCCCGTCGCCCGGGGCATTTCGGACTTCACCATCCCCGAAACGGAGATGTACGACGAGCCCTTCGACGTGCCTCCGCCGGAGAAAACGGTTTTCTTCAGCTATTGGAAGACCGGGGAGCAATTTCGCAGCGGATGCGTCTGGACGGTGGGAAAGGGGAGGGTCTTCTATTTTCGTCCCGGGCATGAGACCGACCCGGTCTATTTCCATAAGGAGCCGCTTCAGGTGGTGGCCAACGCCGTCGGGTGGTGCGCCCGCCGGACCTGA
- a CDS encoding mandelate racemase/muconate lactonizing enzyme family protein, whose protein sequence is MNRRQFLMQTAGFGSGLWGLGQRASGAAPGRASTAESGVSMPIRDVSVQLVQSDCGRKWTHVRVHTAEGLTGIGEATYSRKETVVARMVEELKPYILGRDALDIESIYRDLYSGGGTAYRTGGIIFTSAISGIDQALWDLKGKALGAPVCTLLGGPRSARIPVYSHFGGGNEDTLAAHAQRVLDEGFKALKSGITIQEARGPGISRQELRNIDRRYAALRRTLGEEVLLMDDPHAAFAPGAALEVARLLEPYRLLFLEEPTIPEDPAGYAQVRQGTLTPIAGSERLTSKHRFNDFFRAGAVDVAQPDPVYVGGITEMKKVCALAETHQVSIAPHNTKGPVGTMAAAHVLAAIPNPLILEWIAPSQIPWRNGVLKDPMVLQDGALLVPDRPGLGVEFDEDALRPHLVSY, encoded by the coding sequence ATGAACCGAAGACAGTTTCTGATGCAGACTGCCGGATTCGGGTCCGGCCTGTGGGGGTTGGGCCAGCGGGCCTCCGGCGCGGCTCCCGGCCGGGCCTCAACGGCCGAGTCCGGCGTCTCCATGCCGATCCGGGACGTCAGCGTTCAACTGGTCCAGTCGGACTGCGGCCGCAAGTGGACCCACGTGCGGGTCCACACCGCGGAAGGCCTCACCGGCATCGGCGAGGCGACCTACAGCCGGAAGGAGACCGTGGTCGCCCGCATGGTCGAAGAACTGAAACCGTACATCCTGGGCCGGGACGCTCTCGACATCGAGAGCATCTACCGGGATCTCTACTCCGGCGGCGGCACCGCCTATCGAACCGGAGGAATCATCTTCACCAGCGCCATCAGCGGCATCGACCAGGCGCTCTGGGACCTGAAGGGAAAGGCCCTGGGCGCCCCGGTCTGCACGCTTCTGGGCGGTCCCCGCTCCGCCCGGATTCCCGTCTACTCCCACTTCGGAGGGGGGAATGAGGACACGCTGGCGGCCCACGCCCAGAGGGTCCTGGACGAAGGCTTCAAGGCGCTCAAGTCGGGCATCACCATCCAGGAGGCCCGCGGCCCCGGGATCAGCCGGCAGGAGTTGAGGAACATCGACCGGCGCTACGCCGCCCTTCGCCGGACCCTGGGCGAAGAGGTGCTGCTGATGGACGATCCCCATGCCGCCTTCGCTCCCGGGGCCGCGCTGGAGGTCGCCCGTCTTCTGGAACCCTATCGCCTGCTGTTTCTGGAAGAACCGACCATCCCCGAAGATCCCGCCGGATACGCACAGGTACGGCAGGGAACCCTGACCCCAATCGCGGGTTCCGAGCGCCTGACCAGCAAGCACCGTTTCAACGACTTCTTCCGGGCCGGCGCCGTCGACGTGGCGCAGCCCGACCCCGTTTACGTCGGCGGCATCACGGAGATGAAGAAAGTCTGCGCACTGGCCGAAACCCACCAGGTCTCCATCGCGCCGCACAACACCAAGGGACCGGTCGGGACCATGGCCGCCGCCCATGTCCTGGCCGCCATTCCCAATCCGCTCATCCTGGAGTGGATCGCCCCCAGCCAAATTCCCTGGCGCAACGGCGTCCTCAAGGACCCCATGGTCCTTCAGGACGGAGCCCTGCTGGTGCCCGACCGTCCCGGTCTGGGGGTGGAGTTCGACGAGGATGCCCTCCGGCCTCACCTGGTGTCATATTGA